One Coffea arabica cultivar ET-39 chromosome 5e, Coffea Arabica ET-39 HiFi, whole genome shotgun sequence DNA segment encodes these proteins:
- the LOC113689626 gene encoding 2S sulfur-rich seed storage protein 2-like: protein MAKLTVLAAILLVALLAIASATAHRTTITTTVLEDEEDPGQGGQSQRCQQKIQEQQQQLWHCQQYLSQMSPSDLRMYPLPGQQEEHLRPCCQTLENFDEQCVCEAVMHVVRQQLQQGGGWQGEEMQQQVMQKARNLPRKCNLEPQQCQIGAVFV, encoded by the coding sequence ATGGCAAAGCTCACAGTCCTTGCAGCAATTTTGCTGGTGGCCCTTTTGGCTATTGCTTCAGCCACGGCCCACCGAACTACCATAACCACCACTGTGCTGGAGGATGAGGAGGACCCAGGACAAGGAGGGCAGTCGCAGAGATGCCAGCAGAAAATCCaagagcagcagcagcagctctGGCACTGCCAGCAATACTTGTCTCAGATGAGCCCTTCTGACTTGCGCATGTACCCGCTGCCGGGGCAACAAGAGGAGCACCTCCGGCCCTGCTGCCAGACCCTTGAGAACTTCGACGAGCAGTGCGTGTGCGAGGCGGTTATGCACGTTGTGAGGCAGCAACTGCAGCAAGGTGGAGGCTGGCAAGGGGAGGAGATGCAGCAGCAGGTTATGCAGAAGGCTAGAAACCTCCCTCGCAAGTGCAACCTGGAACCACAGCAGTGCCAAATCGGAGCTGTTTTCGTCTAG
- the LOC113690429 gene encoding protein translation factor SUI1 homolog yields MSEFDLQTPAAFDPFAEANADNSGDGSKDYVHIRIQQRNGRKSLTTVQGLKKEFSYNKILKDLKKEFCCNGTVVQDPELGQVIQLQGDQRKNVSSFLVQAGIVKKEHIKIHGF; encoded by the exons ATGTCTGAATTCGATCTCCAGACTCCAGCTGCTTTTG ACCCTTTTGCTGAGGCCAATGCTGATAACTCGGGTGATGGGTCAAAGGATTATGTGCATATCCGTATCCAACAACGTAATGGTAGGAAAAGCCTGACTACTGTGCAAGGGTTGAAGAAAGAGTTCAGTTACAATAAAATCCTGAAGGACCTCAAGAAAGAGTTTTGCTGCAATGGTACTGTTGTCCAAGACCCAGAACTAGGCCAG GTCATTCAACTCCAAGGGGATCAGCGTAAGAATGTTTCAAGCTTCCTTGTTCAG GCTGGGATCGTAAAGAAGGAACACATAAAGATTCATGGTTTTTAA
- the LOC113690998 gene encoding thiamine thiazole synthase, chloroplastic, with protein sequence MASMATATFTSTLSSKPRTSLFGNSRSSFHGLPVSSSPHLQPIKSTPQNSSSISMSASATPPYDLQSFTFDPIKESIVSREMTRRYMMDMITYADTDVVIVGAGSAGLSCAYELSKNPSVQVAIIEQSVSPGGGAWLGGQLFSAMVVRKPAHLFLDELGVDYDEQDNYVVIKHAALFTSTIMSKLLARPNVKLFNAVAAEDLIVKGSRVGGVVTNWALVSMNHDTQSCMDPNVVEAKVVVSSCGHDGPFGATGVKRLKSIGMIENVPGMKALDMNAAEDAIVRLTREIVPGMIVTGMEVAEIDGAPRMGPTFGAMMISGQKAAHLALRSLGLPNALDGTYAGSIHPELILAAADASETVDA encoded by the exons ATGGCAAGCATGGCAACAGCAACCTTCACCTCCACTCTTTCATCCAAGCCTAGAACAAGTCTCTTTGGGAATTCCCGATCATCCTTCCATGGACTACCTGTATCTTCATCTCCTCATCTTCAGCCAATTAAATCAACCCCGCAAAATTCCTCCTCTATCTCCATGTCTGCCTCGGCTACTCCCCCCTATGATCTCCAATCTTTTACGTTTGATCCCATCAAAGAATCCATCGTTTCTCGTGAGATGACTCGCAGGTACATGATGGACATGATCACCTATGCTGACACTGATGTTGTCATTGTTGGTGCTGGATCTGCTGGACTTTCTTGCGCTTATGAACTCAGCAAGAATCCTTCTGTCCAG GTGGCTATAATTGAGCAATCCGTGAGCCctggtggtggtgcatggctaGGCGGACAACTCTTTTCAGCTATGGTTGTCCGGAAGCCGGCACATCTTTTCCTTGATGAGCTTGGTGTTGACTACGATGAACAAGACAATTACGTTGTGATCAAACATGCAGCTTTGTTCACTTCAACCATCATGAGCAAACTTTTGGCTAGGCCAAATGTGAAGCTCTTCAATGCTGTTGCAGCAGAGGACTTGATAGTGAAGGGGAGTAGAGTTGGGGGTGTGGTTACCAATTGGGCTCTGGTTTCCATGAACCATGACACACAGTCTTGTATGGATCCTAATGTTGTGGAGGCTAAGGTTGTGGTGAGTTCTTGTGGGCATGATGGCCCTTTTGGTGCTACTGGTGTTAAGAGGCTCAAGAGTATTGGCATGATTGAAAATGTCCCTGGCATGAAAGCGTTGGACATGAATGCAGCTGAGGATGCAATTGTGAGGCTCACAAGAGAAATTGTGCCCGGGATGATTGTCACTGGTATGGAAGTTGCTGAGATTGATGGAGCACCAAGAATG GGGCCAACATTCGGAGCCATGATGATATCAGGGCAGAAGGCGGCTCATCTTGCATTGAGGTCCCTGGGATTGCCTAACGCATTAGATGGAACATATGCGGGAAGTATTCACCCTGAGCTAATCCTTGCTGCTGCTGATGCTTCGGAGACCGTGGACGCCTGA
- the LOC113690938 gene encoding pectinesterase 2.1-like: MTSAYHPLLNPTNRTITNCKTFYYVIAICVVTALVIFSTNRLNPHLIGYSSSSHSDLSSLSPNICHQSHDPQECLAFVSEVVRDGVAQQNGPILLEKFLKKYVHRMNHAILETEKIMNQINDQNEQGSLEDCLELLDLSVDRVTDSMMALGSRTTRISYLNVQTWLSGALTNHVTCFDGLNISGRKLMGEVVQDLISRARASLAMLAAVHTAPNEEEMLQPLKGKVPSWLTLRDRKLLEKSAEDIKADAVVARDGTGDYKTIAEAVAAAPDKSKKRYVIYVKKGTYVENVEVTKKKKNLMIVGDGMDLTVVSGSLNVVDGSTTFKSATLAAVGDGLILQDLCIQNTAGPEKHQAVALRAGADQSVINRCRIDAYQDTLYSHSLRQFYRDCYVTGTIDFIFGNAAVVLQNCTLVPRLPMKDQKNMVTAQGRIDPNQNTGTSIQNCEIIASQDLEPVKSSFPTYLGRPWKEYARVAVLESYIGDEIDPAGWSVWSGDFALKTLYFGEYMNRGPGAGTSKRVNWTGFHVIADPSEAMKFTVAGLVQGGEWLPSTGVAYTEGL, translated from the exons ATGACTTCTGCCTACCATCCTCTGTTGAATCCTACTAACAGGACGATAACAAACTGCAAAACCTTCTACTATGTCATCGCAATATGCGTAGTTACTGCATTAGTGATCTTTTCTACTAATCGTCTTAATCCACATTTAATCGGATATAGCAGTAGCAGCCACTCTGATCTATCATCACTCTCTCCAAATATATGCCACCAGTCCCATGATCCCCAAGAATGTTTAGCATTTGTCTCGGAAGTAGTCCGTGATGGTGTGGCACAACAAAATGGGCCAATTCTTCTCGAGAAATTCTTGAAGAAGTATGTTCATCGCATGAACCATGCAATTCTGGAGACGGAGAAAATCATGAATCAGATCAATGATCAAAATGAGCAAGGGTCCTTGGAGGACTGCCTAGAGCTGCTTGATCTGTCCGTTGATCGTGTTACTGACTCAATGATGGCTCTAGGCAGCAGAACCACTAGGATATCATATCTcaatgtgcaaacatggctcAGTGGTGCGCTCACTAACCATGTTACCTGTTTTGATGGGCTTAATATTTCAGGGAGAAAATTAATGGGGGAAGTCGTTCAAGACTTAATTTCAAGAGCAAGGGCATCTTTAGCCATGCTTGCGGCAGTTCATACAGCtccaaatgaggaagaaatgctGCAGCCCTTGAAGGGGAAGGTGCCATCATGGCTGACATTGAGGGACAGGAAACTGTTGGAGAAATCAGCTGAGGATATCAAAGCTGATGCTGTGGTGGCACGAGATGGGACAGGGGACTACAAGACCATTGCGGAAGCAGTTGCAGCTGCACCTGATAAAAGCAAGAAACGGTATGTGATCTATGTGAAGAAGGGAACTTACGTAGAGAATGTCGAAGTGactaagaagaaaaagaatctgATGATTGTTGGTGATGGTATGGACTTGACTGTTGTCAGTGGTAGCCTCAATGTTGTTGATGGATCTACAACTTTCAAATCTGCCACTCTTG CTGCTGTTGGTGATGGACTCATCCTGCAAGACCTTTGCATCCAGAACACAGCAGGACCAGAGAAGCATCAAGCAGTAGCACTTCGTGCTGGGGCAGATCAATCCGTCATAAACCGCTGTCGAATTGATGCTTATCAAGACACCCTATACAGCCATTCTCTCAGACAATTCTACAGGGATTGCTACGTTACCGGAACAATCGACTTCATCTTTGGCAATGCAGCAGTAGTATTGCAAAACTGCACACTTGTCCCACGATTGCCCATGAAAGACCAGAAGAACATGGTTACTGCACAGGGGAGGATCGACCCAAATCAGAACACGGGGACATCAATCCAGAATTGTGAAATCATAGCAAGTCAAGACCTTGAACCAGTGAAATCTTCATTTCCTACATATCTCGGCAGGCCATGGAAGGAATATGCTAGAGTTGCTGTCCTAGAATCATACATTGGTGATGAAATTGATCCAGCAGGCTGGTCAGTATGGAGCGGAGACTTTGCACTGAAGACATTGTATTTTGGGGAGTATATGAACAGAGGACCAGGTGCAGGCACTAGCAAGAGAGTAAACTGGACAGGATTTCATGTGATTGCTGACCCGTCTGAGGCTATGAAGTTCACAGTTGCTGGACTTGTACAAGGAGGTGAATGGCTGCCATCTACTGGGGTTGCTTACACAGAAGGACTTTAG
- the LOC113688753 gene encoding DDRGK domain-containing protein 1 has translation MEDIFIAILSMLLVFALVPLYLWKRRLDSRSPDQPREEEEPQVRQTETVVRGSGARRMRRRPAASGASSSSAGATVEEAVDESDEEADGNEYYPAKVSKKKEKKRQEREAQRQADEAARESRRTKQDHYEEMRRRKDEEREAQELKLEEEARARKAKEEEAAALEFEKWKGEFSVDAEGTTANEVQDGGQDLLSGFVDYIKNHKCIPLEDLAAEFKLRTQDCINRITSLEDMGRLSGVMDDRGKYIYISQEEMNAVAEYIKREGRVSISHLASKSNQFIDLEPKSQFVDDISSVEEIAVA, from the exons ATGGAGGATATATTTATTGCAATTCTGTCGATGCTTCTGGTGTTTGCTTTAGTACCGCTGTATCTATGGAAACGCCGACTTGATTCTCGGTCTCCTGATCAACCTCGAGAGGAGGAGGAACCTCAG GTTAGGCAAACGGAAACAGTAGTGAGGGGTAGTGGAGCTCGGCGGATGCGGCGAAGACCTGCTGCTTCTGGTGCCAGCTCATCGTCAGCGGGAGCTACTGTAGAAG AAGCTGTTGATGAAAGTGATGAAGAAGCTGATGGAAATGAATACTATCCTGCTAAAGTGtcgaagaaaaaggaaaagaagcggCAGGAAAGAGAAGCACAGAGACAG GCTGACGAGGCTGCACGTGAGTCAAGACGGACCAAACAAGATCATTACGAAGAAATGAGGAGGAGGAAGGATGAGGAACGAGAAGCGCAAGAGCTTAAGCTG GAAGAAGAAGCCAGAGCTCGCAAAGCCAAGGAGGAAGAAGCTGCTGCATTAGAATTCGAAAAATGGAAAGGGGAATTCTCAGTTGATGCAGAAGGTACTACAGCAAATGAAGTCCAAGATGGAGGCCAAGACCTACTCTCTGGTTTTGTGGATTACATCAAG AATCATAAATGCATTCCATTGGAAGATCTTGCCGCAGAGTTCAAATTACGGACCCAG GACTGTATTAAccggatcacctcgctagaagATATGG GGAGACTATCTGGAGTCATGGATGATAGAGGCAAATACATATATATCTCGCAAGAAGAGATGAATGCTGTAGCTGAATACATCAAGCGCGAGGGTAGGGTCAGCATATCCCACTTAGCTAGCAAGTCCAACCAGTTCATAGATTTGGAACCAAAATCCCAGTTTGTGGATGACATCAGCAGTGTAGAAGAGATAGCTGTTGCTTGA